One Augochlora pura isolate Apur16 chromosome 10, APUR_v2.2.1, whole genome shotgun sequence DNA window includes the following coding sequences:
- the LOC144475870 gene encoding LOW QUALITY PROTEIN: actin-like protein 6B (The sequence of the model RefSeq protein was modified relative to this genomic sequence to represent the inferred CDS: inserted 1 base in 1 codon), with translation MQKEQYRDAGGSQNPQYTCERRKKGYYGPMRSKRVAEHARTQLYSXDTMSGGIYGGDEVGAIIFDVGHQSLRVGYGGEDTPKAEIPTTLGIWEDTIETPDGNQAVRKHYNIDVTAIQVRKKDMDLISLMQDGMIEGWDMFERLTEYTYKQKLHALPEHHPILMTECPWNTRLKREKLLELMFEKFNVPAMYICKNAVLAAYANGRSTAMVVDSGATHTSAVPVHDGYVITQGIVKSPLGGDFITMQCRQFFEEKDVELLPACLVASKDIVRERETPRWVRKAGPQPSSSWISYMVRELLQDFQMNVLQVSDSPYDEDVANTLPMKHYEFPTGYNDDFGSVRLMIPEALFDPSNVKGVGASILGIGPLVTTSVGMCDMDIRPSLYGSVVVTGGNSCLQGFSDRLNRDLASKTPPSMRLKIISANSTSERRYGAWIGGSILSSLGSFQQMWLSRQEYEESGKLILERCA, from the exons ATGCAAAAGGAACAATACAGAGACGCCGGAGGGTCGCAGAATCCTCAATATACGTGCGAAAGGAGGAAGAAGGGGTATTATGGACCGATGAGGTCGAAGAGGGTTGCGGAGCATGCGCGCACGCAGCTCTACT CAGATACTATGAGCGGTGGTATTTACGGCGGAG ACGAGGTCGGTGCTATCATTTTCGACGTCGGACACCAGAGCCTTCGCGTTGGTTATGGCGGTGAGGACACGCCGAAGGCAGAAATTCCGACCACCCTCGGAATATGGGAGGACACCATCGAAACGCCGGACGGCAATCAGGCCGTCAGGAAACACTACAACATCGATGTCACGGCTATCCAAGTGCGGAAAAAGG acATGGACCTGATCAGCTTAATGCAAGACGGAATGATCGAAGGCTGGGACATGTTTGAGCGCCTAACCGAGTACACCTACAAGCAAAAACTGCACGCTCTTCCGGAACACCATCCGATATTGATGACCGAGTGTCCATGGAACACGCGATTGAAACGGGAGAAACTTCTTGAGCTGATGTTCGAGAAGTTTAACGTGCCGGCGATGTACATTTGCAAGAACGCTGTGCTGGCAGCATATGCAAACGGGAGATCGACAGCCATGGTGGTTGACAGCGGCGCAACGCACACGAGCGCCGTGCCCGTGCACGATGGCTACGTGATTACCCAAGGAATCGTGAAGAGCCCTTTAGGCGGTGACTTTATCACCATGCAATGCAGACAGTTCTTCGAGGAAAAGGACGTTGAGCTGTTGCCTGCCTGCCTCGTCGCTAGCAAAG ATATTgtgcgagaaagagagacaccCAGATGGGTAAGAAAAGCCGGTCCTCAACCGTCATCCTCCTGGATAAGTTACATGGTTCGAGAACTGCTGCAAGATTTTCAGATGAACGTTCTTCAAGTCTCCGACAGTCCCTACGACGAAGACGTGGCCAATACCTTGCCAATGAAACATTACGAGTTTCCGACTGGTTACAACGATGACTTTGGTTCGGTGAGATTAATGATTCCTGAAGCCTTGTTTGATCCCAGCAATGTGAAAGGTGTCGGAGCTAGTATCCTCGGCATTGGGCCACTTGTCACGACCAGTGTGGGTATGTGCGACATGGACATCCGACCG AGCTTATACGGAAGCGTAGTAGTCACCGGAGGTAACTCCTGCCTGCAAGGTTTTAGCGACAGACTGAATCGTGATCTAGCTAGCAAAACTCCTCCG AGCATGagactgaaaataattagcgCGAACAGCACGAGCGAGCGTCGTTACGGTGCTTGGATCGGAGGATCGATCCTTAGCTCGCTCGGATCCTTCCAACAGATGTGGTTATCACGGCAAGAGTACGAGGAGTCCGGGAAGCTGATTCTCGAGCGATGCGCGTGA